One segment of bacterium DNA contains the following:
- the pyrF gene encoding orotidine-5'-phosphate decarboxylase, with product MTFHQRTEKALAHSSVCVGLDPDLNLIPAILKSESNPVLAFNRALIDATVDVVGAYKPNFAFYEVMGIEGWLTLTDTVKHIRSRSDKVIIIADAKRGDIGNTSSKYAQAILQEMDFDCITINPYMGRDSVEPFIQDENKGAFVLCLTSNKGSEDFQRLDVNGRKNYVSVAQNVLSWNTLNNCGLVVGATHPEEMQNIRSISGKMPFLVPGIGVQGGDLEAVVKSNWDGRKVNAFINSSRAVIYASKEKDFAERARAEVLKLKKSIERIVPDIKK from the coding sequence ATGACATTTCATCAACGTACGGAAAAAGCGCTTGCACACAGTTCCGTCTGCGTGGGCCTCGATCCTGACCTTAATCTTATTCCAGCAATTCTCAAATCTGAATCAAATCCGGTTCTAGCATTCAATCGCGCATTAATAGACGCGACTGTCGATGTCGTCGGGGCCTATAAGCCCAATTTCGCGTTCTACGAGGTAATGGGCATTGAAGGATGGCTAACTCTCACTGATACTGTGAAACACATCCGTTCGCGTTCAGATAAGGTAATAATCATTGCAGATGCAAAGCGCGGGGACATCGGAAATACCTCATCTAAATATGCTCAAGCTATCCTGCAGGAAATGGATTTTGATTGCATTACGATCAATCCATATATGGGGCGTGATTCGGTGGAGCCGTTTATTCAAGACGAAAATAAAGGCGCTTTTGTCCTCTGCCTGACTTCAAATAAAGGTTCTGAAGATTTTCAGCGTTTGGATGTGAACGGCAGGAAGAACTATGTGTCGGTCGCGCAGAATGTTCTTTCATGGAATACGCTGAATAATTGCGGGTTGGTGGTGGGTGCGACCCATCCTGAGGAAATGCAGAATATCCGGAGTATATCGGGAAAGATGCCGTTCCTTGTTCCAGGCATCGGTGTTCAGGGCGGGGATCTGGAAGCGGTGGTAAAATCGAATTGGGACGGGAGGAAGGTTAACGCGTTCATCAATTCCTCCCGCGCGGTAATTTATGCATCCAAAGAAAAAGACTTTGCAGAACGAGCGAGGGCGGAGGTATTGAAATTAAAGAAGTCCATTGAGCGTATAGTACCGGATATCAAAAAATAA